The genomic window AACTACGACGGCCTGTACGGCATCAACAACATCAACCGGTTCTTGCAAGCCAGCAACCCCTCGCCCGCCGTCCCGTGGGGGCCTGCCGCGTACAAGGCCGGCGACCCGGTCCTGTTCGCGGACAGCAACCGGTTCAAGCCGCTGATCTACAACAACCTCAAGGGCACCATCGTCGACATCCAAGCTTACGACGGAAGCATCCAATTCGACGTTCGCCTCGACCGGCCCGTGACCGAGTTCGACGTCGAGGGGTACTTCGACCTGCAGTGGATCTCCGATTCGACCGTGCGGTTCGCGGTCTACGACATCGACATCAGTGACGAGGACGACGACACCGACACCACCACCGTCCCATTCCAAGTGGCATATGCCGTCGGCATCCACAAGGCTCAGGGCCTGGAGTACGACGCGGTCAAGGTCGTCATCACGAGTGCCAACGAGGACGACATCACGCACAACATCTTCTACACGGCCATCACCCGGGCCCGGCAGGAGTTGCGGATCTACTGGTCGCCCGAGACGCAGCAGGCGGTCATCAGCGGGCTGCAGGCTGTGGACACCAGGAAAGACGTCGCGCTCCTATCTTCGCGAAGGGGTCTCACTCCTATCCGGCGGCGCCCCTAACGAGACGCAGCCCTGGCCTTCAACTCTCACGATATTCTGGGCGAAACGCGGCGGAAGGACGCACTCCGGAACGACCGACCCGCGGCATGGCAGCACGGTCCCGGCCTCGTAGAGTCGAGACGTGGTGAGCGACCTACTGTTGTTGCCCGAGCTCGCTGCTATTCGGTTCAGAGCCCATCCGGGAGCAGGGCCATGTGTCGTCTGACTACTTCGGGCCCGCCTTGAATGCATCTGTGAACTTGTCGTGCAAGCCGACGAGCGCACGTTGACCGGATTGCGTGAGCCGGACGTCCGCGCGGATTAGCGCGTAGGCCATCTCGACCTTGCTCGGGGTGCGAACCCTCTTCCGCTTGGCCCAGTCGGTTAGCGCCTTGGCTACGGGCACCCCGTCGGGGACATCGGTCGCTGTGAACCGCTTGGCCTGCCCCATCGTGTCTAGAAACTTGTTCAGCACGGTGATGTAGTCGTCGCGGTTGATGAGGTCTTCGACCGCGTGGGCCGTGGGGAGGCTGAAGATGCGGCTACCGTCGACGCCCACGGCTTTGAGAGCGGCATTGTGTTCGTTGCCGCCCTTATCGCCGTCGGTGAGATATACAACCTTGGCTGCGACTTCCTCGACGCGGATCCCTGAGCCGTGTGCGTTGGCAAGGCCCGGGGCCACCTGGTAGTCGAGGTCGTCGAGTCTTGTGGCCTTACGGACGAGGGTCGGCAGGAGCACCATGTCGGATGCTCCTTCGGCCAGCACGGCGCTGCGGCACATGGAGAACGCTGCTGCTCCTGCTCCCATGGCGAACAGGAGCGGAGAGAATCCGGGACCTTCTCCCTCCCAGAAGTTGCTCTTGATGACGCTGGCATCTGCGTACTCTGGGTCGCGGGCGAGGACGCGGATTCCGGTGCCGAGGTCGCTGGGAAGGCACCCCGGGGAATGGGTGGTGTAGAAGACTTGGGCTGCGTCGACGCTCTTGAGTAGCACACTGACGAGGTCGGCTTGGGCGTCGTAGTGGAGGTGCGTCTCAGCCTCGTCGATGAGCAGCACAGGCGGCACCGTGTGACCGCCGGATGCGAGGAAGGCGACGAGTGCGACGAACGTCTTGAGCCCGTCGCTGCGCTCGGCGATGTTGGTGACGTCGCCGTTGCCGTGGAGTTCTTTTAGCAGGACTTCCAGAAGGGTGCCGTTGACGTTGAACCGAACGGTAACCTTGCTCTGGTTCCATGCGTGGTCGAAAAGTTCCCGCAACCGGTCGTTGCCTCGCTCGAGGGCCGTCTCCCGCTTGGTGGAGTCACTGGTTTGGATGTGACTCCACATCTCGTCGAGGTCGATGCCCGCGAGGGTCAGCAGCCGCTCGACGGCCGGTGAGATGGCCCGGTTCTCGGGCTGGAGGTTGTAGGACGTTTCGAGGGCGCGATCCTCGTCTTCGAAGAGCACGAAGTCGGGGATGCGATTCGCGATCGCGTTCCAGACGCCTTCCGACGGGTGCGCGTCGGTGACGAGTTCGTAAATGTGGTCGAGCATCCGGCGAGCTGCGTGTCGCGGGCCCGCTTGCGGCCAACTGGCGTCTCCTTGAACCAGGCACTGAGTGACTGGATTGCGCCGAGCCATTGAGATGACCAATCCTCATCGGGGCTTGAAAGTGCTTCGTTCACGGTCTCGGCCCACTCGTTCGGGTCATGCTGCTCCTCATCGACGGCCGCAGCCAACTGAGCCGCCAACGTGGTAGCTGCCTTCGTGAGTCGCGCCCGGGCTAGTTCGAATGGCTTCGCCGGGCGGGTGGGACGCGGAGACAGATCGCGGATGCGGTTGCCGTCCCGCTGCTTGTAGAGCACCAACGTGGTTGGCGCGTTGTCCATCGCAATGTCGGCAAAGGCATTCTTGTCCTCGCCGTCGAGTTCGTAGAACACCTTTACGACGGCGGAGCTGTCCGACGCGGGCGGACGGCTGCGGTTGTGGTCGATGGGTGACATTTGCCCGCCGTGGGTGAACCACGACAGCCCACGCAGGAAGGTGGTCTTGCCTGCTTCGTTGAACCCGACTAACGCTGTCAGCGGGCCGTCAATACTCGTGGCTGTGCTGGCGAGGCGGCGATATCCGTTGAACTCGATCCTGCTAACCCGCACGAAGGCTCCTGTCAGTTGCAGCTACTAGCGTTCGATAGGCGATGTCGTAAGAGGTCGCCACTCCCGTCGTTCTCCTAGAGCCGGCCATCTGACTCGCCAGCCCCTCAAGCCTGGGGTCTCGTGGATAGCCAGCGAGCTCTTGGCGTCGCTAGCGCCGCGTGAGTACCTGCTTAGTCTTCCATCCCTCGTACCCAAGGCCGCGGTACAACCCTGCCAGGAGGCGGTCCGCCAGCAGTGTGACATCTTGCGTCATGAGTGAGGACACCATCGCCTTCGTGTAGTCCGGTGCCTTGAATCGCACGTCGGCAGCTCGAAGGCCGTTGGTCTGTGCTGGTTTGCCCATGAGCTTCGTGCAGTGGATCCCAACACGCCACTCACCTTGGTATCCCCACTGGTTGAGGGCCAGTTCTCGGACTACTTCGATCCACTGGACGGTGAGGGTGGCGATCAGGCCATGTAGGACCGCCTCCTGTTCGTCTCCACCGGGCATGCGCCACTTGGCTGTGGCGCCGCCGCCGACGACGATGACCCGTCCGTCGTCTTTGACAGACACATAGGTCAGCCACTTTTCGTCTGTCGCTTCAACGGGGTGCGAGGTCCACGCCAGTGCAGCGCCGTCGGGGTCGTGTGCGCTACTTGGACATTGGTCAAGGCCAGCATGCCAGCCACTGGGGGTGACGCCACGGAGCGCATCTCTGAGCACGTCCGGGTCGGAGAGGTTCGCTGCGAGTATCGGCCCGACGGGCTCGGCTAGGAGGTACACGTGGCCGTTGCTCTGCTGTCCGGCGATCAACGGCAGCAATGGGTCGCGGTCTGGGAGACCTTGGAGTCGTTGTTCGAACCTGCCGTGGTGCTCGGTGCGTTGATCCAGGATGCGTCTGATCTCGGGGTCGCTCAGTGTCCGCTTGCCGTGGGCGGACCTGCCCCAATACCTGCCGTCCACCATGTGCGGGCCGTCCGCCGATGGTGGCACTGTGACGATGAGGACGGCCTTTGAATCATCGTCAGGGTTCGGGACCGGGTCGTGTACGAAGGGCGACAACGGGGGCGTGACACTTATGGCTGCCACCTGGGAGACCCTTTGGGCGATGCTGGTTGCGTCGCAGCCGACCGGTGTGCCGTCGTCGGCCACGCCGAAGATCAGGATCCCGCCGTCGACGGACAGCGAGGCGAGGTCCCGCGCTAGCTCTGTGTTGACGCCCTTGTTGGTCGGGCCGAGGCTCGCTTTGAGTTCTACCCATTGGTGTTCACCGAGCAGTCCGCCTGCCCCTGCCTCGGTGAGTTCCTCCCAGGTTGAGAGGACCGTAAGGGGTCTGCCGGGCCCGAGATAGAAGCTTGTCTTGGTGTTCACGCGCTGGTCCTGTCACTAGTGCTCGGCGATGTATTCGTAGGCGCGGTCAAACAGGCCGTCGACGCGGTGCGTGCACGTCCCCTAAGCCATGCTAAGACTCGCCCGCTGAACCGCCTTATCGCTGTCTTCCGGGGCAACCCGCTTCTTCATGGTCGAGACCGTAGCCGAACCGCCAACGCTCACGAACTCATGTAGGCAGCGAGGATGTAGTTGGGGTGGCGGTCGGGTCTGCCCCCGAGTGTCAACCAGACCGGGGGCAGACCCATGCGTAGACAGTCGGAAAGGACGGGGGCCATCGTTGACGGGGCGCGGACGTAGTCCCGAACGGCTCGAACGCGTCCTCACCGCCAAGTGCTCCAGGCGCCTGGAAGGGCGGCAAGCGGACGATTTCCTCGTCCACCCCCAGGACGCGCAGCCTTACCTGGTAGATCCCAGTCGCGGCGCTGTCCCAATGGATCGCGCTCGACGCAGCAATGGTCGCACGCAGCTCGGCATCTGGTAGGGCGGACAATCGGCGGAACTACGCTCTTGACCCTCGGACCCATGGTGAGGCTTCGCAGGGCCGGAACCGTGTCGCGACCAGCGCTTCCTCAGATAGTCTCCAAGGCATCATGTCCGAGGAATGCTCAGCGGCAGTGCCTGCGTCACTGGCGAATAGGCGCCCAGGCGAAGACGCAGGCGCCACGTCGTCCGGGTACTACGAGTTCCAGTACGGCTGGGTTGCTCGTCATGCCCTTGAGATGTCCGACCCCAGGAATGATCTCGAATGGGTCCTCTGTGAGTGGCACACGGACTTCATCCTCGGTTGGGCGACTTCGTTCGCTCCTGTGAGCGTGAAGCACCGCGAACCGAACTCGAGCCACTGGACGATCGCGACGTTGTTCAGCGACGGGGGGATGCTCACTCTCTATAGGCGCTGGTACGAGCTCGGCCGCCCAAAGCAGTGTCGTTGGGTGACCAACGGTGGTCTCAACCGTGAGTGCCGGACCCTGGCCAAGGCGTGCGCCTCCACTGACACAGACGCGCTTGATAACTGGCTCGACAAGCATGTCTTTCGTTTCGTCGGTGCGAGTCGTTCCGACGTGCTCGCCTTCCTGCTGGCGCTTCGAATGGACAACAACAGCTCCCAAACCACGGATCAGCGGATCCTCCACATCGAGCGCTTTGCCCGACCGGCTCTACGTGCTCTCGGGCTTAGCACCCGCGAGGCCCCCGCCGTTTACGACGCGGTGGTGGGTATCGCTCGAACTGCTTCGCAGGGATTCGTGGGAACCGAGCCAACGACGTGGTCGAGCAGCCGCGCTGACGCGTTCGATTCGGCTGTCCTCGCCGCTGCCGACTCCACCAAGCGGGTCATCAGACCGGGACCCATCGGCCACTTGGCGCGGAAGCTTGCTGCGCCGGCTGCAGCGGAACCGCCGCCGGAACCGGCGGCGGACACCACGCTTATCAAGAAGTTGCGCCGCGGGGACGTCGTCCCGACGGCTGATATGGCCGCTCGTCGAGCCCGGATGGGTTGGACAGCGTTCGAGGCAATGTATTCGGAGCCGTTGCCACTGGACGGCCAGCCGAGCAAGTTCGAGTCCCTGCGGTCCCGCGTTGTTTCGGAAGCAGCCGACTCCCAGATCGTTGCCGAAAGGTCCGGGCAGCCGTACGGAAACCGCATGTACCAGGAGGTGCGTGCACGGATGCGCGCGGTCGCCGTGGAACCGTCGCCCTTGGGTGCGCTGACCCCTGACCTGTTGATGGGGCTCGCGTACGACCTAACGGCACGCTGCGAAATCTGGTGGTCGGAGCGCTTCGACGTCGACGCGCCAGCCCTCGCCCAAGCCGTCGAAGACGCCCAGGGTGAGTCATGAGCGCACGCAGCCAGCGTCTGGACGCACACACAGGGCGAGTGCTCATCCTCCTCCGGCACTTCGGCGCCACCGGCGAGACGCCTCTCGAAGGACTCACCAAGCTCGCGAAGCTCGACTTCCTTATTCGATACCCGGTATTCACCGACCGACTGTTGGAAGATCTCGGCGCCGACTGGATGCTCGGGACACAACCCACAGATGACGAACGTCAGGCGGTCGAGAGTCGGATGGTTCGCTACAAGTACGGACCATGGGACGACCGCTACTACCCGGTGCTAGGCACGCTCGTCGGCTTGGGCCTGGTCACGTTGGGCAAGAAGGGTCGGACACTCGTGATGAGTTTGACCGAAGCCGGGGCTGACCTCGCCGCGAACATCGCAGGCCAGGAGGACTGGCAGCAGGTAGATCTCCGCGCTTCATTCCTACGAACACATTTCAACGTGACCGGGTCACGACTCAAAAGGCTTATTTACACCAAGCTTCCCGACGTCGTCGACCGCCCAATTCGGACAGTGATCTAGGAACACCATGGGTAAGCGACTCGTCATCGAAAGTCTTGAAGTCCGCACGGATACACGCAGCGTGACCTACGTATTCCGAACGGGCGTCAACGCCGTCACTGGTCCGGTCGGTTCCGGTAAGAGCTCGATGCTGGAACTCCTCAAGTACAGCCTCGGCGGAAGCGCGAAGGTCATGCCAGCCGTTCGCGACAACGTGCAAAGCGTCAAGGTAAAATTCCGCGCTGGGGACGAGCACTGGGAGTTCACGCGGGCGCTACGCAGCCACGTCGTCCAGGTCTTCGACCTCAAGACTCAGGAGTCGCTCGGCGAATGGGCCGCAACAAATCGGCAGAACTCGCGCAAGGTCGGGCCAGCGCTCCTTGACGCGCTTGGTCTGCCTCCGGACTGGCGAATTCCAAAGAGTCGGAAGAATCCCACCGACGAGACCGTGCCCGTGAGCTTCTGGGACGTGCACAAGTACCTGTACCTCGACCAGAACAGTATCGACGCTAGCGTCATCGGCCACAAAGACGCGAACCTTAACAACAAACGCATCGCGGTGTTCGAACTGATATACGGTCTCGCCAATGCGCGGACCGTCGAGCTCCTCACGGAACGAGGAAAGCGACGTGCCGAAGCTTCGGCTCTCCGCAAGAGCGCCGAGGCGGTCTCCGCCTTCCTGCAAGACATGGGCGACCCCGACCCCGCCGAACTAACGGCCAGAAAAGCTGGACTTCTGATAGAGCTTGGGCGCAGCAAGGATGCGCTCAACGAAGCACGCAACGCAGCCCAAAGCGGGTTGGTGAGCGCCGAGACGCTCAATGCCTTGGGCTCGAAACGCGCTCATCTCGAAGACCTCCTCGCTCAACGCGATGCCCTCCAAGTTGCAGTCGCCGAAGCCAAGAGCGTGACCGCGCAACTGAACCTCGAGGAGCAACGAATCAAACGGAGTTCAGGCGCGAGCCGAAGCCTGTCTGGCCTGGAGTTCGTTCAATGCCCTCGGTGCCTCCAAGGACTACCGTACGGCCGCTTCGACGACGGTCACTGTCACCTGTGCGGACAGGCCCAAGAACCGGATGCAAACGATAATGCAGCCGACTCGCTGCTGAAGGTACTCCGAGAGCAACGCCGTGAAACTAAGGATCTCGCCGACGCTGACGAGGCAACCCTGGAGGGTGTGAGCGCACAGATCGAGCTCGCAGAGCAAGCGGTCCTCTCTCAGCTGCGTGCTGCTTCGAACAGTGACGAACCCCGTGCGTTGCCATACATCGGCTCACTCGAGCAGGCAGTCGCCCAAGTGGCGGTGACAGAAGCGGCGATCCAACGAATCGATGACGTTGAGAAACGCTGGGCCACCCATGATGGCCTCCATAAGGAGGCAGATAATCTCGACGTCATCGCTCGAGGAATGGCGAAGGAGGAGTCCCGCATCAAACTCGGACTGCGCGAAGACACGCCCTTGCTGGCTGGTCTGTCCGAACTCTTCGACGAGATTCTCCGAGGACTGCGCGACCCCTGGTTCAACAAAGCGCATGTCGACACCACCGACTACCTCCCCATCGTCGACGGTGAGCCTTTCGACATGCTCGCCGTCGGAGGCGGGCGCAAGACCATCGTGAACCTCGCCTACCACGTCGCGAACCTGTACATGTCGCTCTCTGAGCGGACCGACATGCTTCTCCCGACCCTCCTCATCGTGGACAGCCCCCGGAAGAACGTGGGCGAAGGAGCCCTTGACCGAGCAGTCGTGGAGTCGATCTACTCACGCCTACGGACTCTGCAGGATGCTTCACGGGACGACTTCCAGATGATCTTTGCCGACAATGACATGCCCACCGAGGCATCCAAATGGGTGTCCCAACACATCTCCTTGGACTACGACAATCCGTTCGTTCCTGGGGTCGTCCATCGCGGCGAGCAAGAGCCTAATGACCCGAAGACCGCTGAAGAAATCGACTAGTTTTGCACAGCCGCCGCTGCCCTTGGCGCCGTTCGAATGCCGCCAACTCGATGGTTCGGCCCGCCGGCGACTAACTAGCCAACACCGATCTCGACCCGCGACTTGGGCGGGTCCCAATGCCTCCAAGCCGCAGCTAGATCCCGCTACGCTAAGGGCTACGCGGCATTCCGGTCGAGTGATGATGCCGTCGAAGAACATCGCCGAAGAACACTGCGGCGGGCGACCGTCTGTCGGAGCTTCGGCGCGTCCATCTACCGCACCGTCCGCAACTTCGGCGTGTCAAGGTTTAGGAGCAATCTGCGTGCACATGCATGGGCGTTTCCGAACCGTCCAACGGCCTCAACGAAACGTCCGCACATCGGCGGTTGAGTGATGTCACGACCCTCTGGTGCGCGACTCCCGGGGTGGGACTGAGCCGCGCTAGCCCATAGTGGGCGGTAGGACGCTCGCTACTCGGCGGTACCGCGATGTACCGACCCTCGGCCCTACGCCGATCACCAATATATCCCTGATGAGTGCGCCCACATCGGCGTGACAGCGATGTACCGCCCGTGCTTGTCGACGATGCCTCCAGCAATGACGTGCCGGGGCCTGCGGCATCGTGTGGGTAGGTGACGCCGGGTTGTCTACGGGCGGCGGCCCTCGCGAGGGTCCGGCATGGCTCCGTTGGTGGATCGTTCGCCTTCGGGCCGGCGGATTGATTTGGGGGCAGGGAAGGTCGTGGCGCCTATGGTTCCGTACTTGAGCGACGACCCAGGTGGATTGGCAGGGGCAGGGACCGCAGTGGCTGGCGACAGTAGCCGGGGTCTGCCAGCGGCGTGCGCGGTGGCGGCCAGAACGAGTAGGAGGAGTTCGTCGTCCAGGCCGGAGAGGTCGTTGGACAGGTCGACCGGGTAGTCAGGTGACCCCATCGAGACGGCGATGTTGAGGAAGCGTCGTTCGCCGCCGGAGAAGACGCCCAGCTCGTCGTGGAGTCGGTCCCAGTCGACACGGTAGAAGGAGGAGGAGGGTCCTAGCCGCTCGATCCATGGTTGTGACTCCCGGGCGAAACGTCCGCCCTTTCCGCGGATGAGGAGCTCGACGGCTGCCTCGGTGGGGTAGTGGCCTTTGGCCCATGCCCTGAGGTCGTATGCGGGGACAGTCATGATGGTGCCGCCTTCCTGGGTGAGGTCTCTGTGGTCACCGCGGTACGCCTTCCGAACGGTCGTGCCCGGGGGCGATGATGCGGTGGTCTTCGTCGTGACTCTTGGGCTTGTTGCCCGTGACGGCGTGTGGGGTGGCTTGGGCGGTCGGTGCGATGACGGCGAGGCGGTAGCGCAGCGCCTGTGCCGGACGGGAGGACACCAGGGGCTCGTCGGTGATGCTGGCCCGGGCCAGGGCCTCGACGTCGTGGCCTTCGTCGTGCAGGTGCTGCATGGTGCGGGCCAGGGCGGGCCAGTCCTCCTGGGTGGTGAGGCGGGCGTCGAGCCGGTCGCCGGCGGGAGCCCAACGCTCTTCCGTGGCCTGTCGGGCGGTTGCCTCGATCCGGGCGCGTACCTCGCGAGCGTTGTCCAGCTGTTGGGTGGCTACGGCGTGGGGGTC from Ornithinimicrobium cryptoxanthini includes these protein-coding regions:
- a CDS encoding ATP-dependent nuclease — translated: MLDHIYELVTDAHPSEGVWNAIANRIPDFVLFEDEDRALETSYNLQPENRAISPAVERLLTLAGIDLDEMWSHIQTSDSTKRETALERGNDRLRELFDHAWNQSKVTVRFNVNGTLLEVLLKELHGNGDVTNIAERSDGLKTFVALVAFLASGGHTVPPVLLIDEAETHLHYDAQADLVSVLLKSVDAAQVFYTTHSPGCLPSDLGTGIRVLARDPEYADASVIKSNFWEGEGPGFSPLLFAMGAGAAAFSMCRSAVLAEGASDMVLLPTLVRKATRLDDLDYQVAPGLANAHGSGIRVEEVAAKVVYLTDGDKGGNEHNAALKAVGVDGSRIFSLPTAHAVEDLINRDDYITVLNKFLDTMGQAKRFTATDVPDGVPVAKALTDWAKRKRVRTPSKVEMAYALIRADVRLTQSGQRALVGLHDKFTDAFKAGPK
- a CDS encoding AlbA family DNA-binding domain-containing protein, which produces MNTKTSFYLGPGRPLTVLSTWEELTEAGAGGLLGEHQWVELKASLGPTNKGVNTELARDLASLSVDGGILIFGVADDGTPVGCDATSIAQRVSQVAAISVTPPLSPFVHDPVPNPDDDSKAVLIVTVPPSADGPHMVDGRYWGRSAHGKRTLSDPEIRRILDQRTEHHGRFEQRLQGLPDRDPLLPLIAGQQSNGHVYLLAEPVGPILAANLSDPDVLRDALRGVTPSGWHAGLDQCPSSAHDPDGAALAWTSHPVEATDEKWLTYVSVKDDGRVIVVGGGATAKWRMPGGDEQEAVLHGLIATLTVQWIEVVRELALNQWGYQGEWRVGIHCTKLMGKPAQTNGLRAADVRFKAPDYTKAMVSSLMTQDVTLLADRLLAGLYRGLGYEGWKTKQVLTRR
- a CDS encoding dsDNA nuclease domain-containing protein, coding for MSEECSAAVPASLANRRPGEDAGATSSGYYEFQYGWVARHALEMSDPRNDLEWVLCEWHTDFILGWATSFAPVSVKHREPNSSHWTIATLFSDGGMLTLYRRWYELGRPKQCRWVTNGGLNRECRTLAKACASTDTDALDNWLDKHVFRFVGASRSDVLAFLLALRMDNNSSQTTDQRILHIERFARPALRALGLSTREAPAVYDAVVGIARTASQGFVGTEPTTWSSSRADAFDSAVLAAADSTKRVIRPGPIGHLARKLAAPAAAEPPPEPAADTTLIKKLRRGDVVPTADMAARRARMGWTAFEAMYSEPLPLDGQPSKFESLRSRVVSEAADSQIVAERSGQPYGNRMYQEVRARMRAVAVEPSPLGALTPDLLMGLAYDLTARCEIWWSERFDVDAPALAQAVEDAQGES
- a CDS encoding AAA family ATPase, encoding MGKRLVIESLEVRTDTRSVTYVFRTGVNAVTGPVGSGKSSMLELLKYSLGGSAKVMPAVRDNVQSVKVKFRAGDEHWEFTRALRSHVVQVFDLKTQESLGEWAATNRQNSRKVGPALLDALGLPPDWRIPKSRKNPTDETVPVSFWDVHKYLYLDQNSIDASVIGHKDANLNNKRIAVFELIYGLANARTVELLTERGKRRAEASALRKSAEAVSAFLQDMGDPDPAELTARKAGLLIELGRSKDALNEARNAAQSGLVSAETLNALGSKRAHLEDLLAQRDALQVAVAEAKSVTAQLNLEEQRIKRSSGASRSLSGLEFVQCPRCLQGLPYGRFDDGHCHLCGQAQEPDANDNAADSLLKVLREQRRETKDLADADEATLEGVSAQIELAEQAVLSQLRAASNSDEPRALPYIGSLEQAVAQVAVTEAAIQRIDDVEKRWATHDGLHKEADNLDVIARGMAKEESRIKLGLREDTPLLAGLSELFDEILRGLRDPWFNKAHVDTTDYLPIVDGEPFDMLAVGGGRKTIVNLAYHVANLYMSLSERTDMLLPTLLIVDSPRKNVGEGALDRAVVESIYSRLRTLQDASRDDFQMIFADNDMPTEASKWVSQHISLDYDNPFVPGVVHRGEQEPNDPKTAEEID